The Alosa alosa isolate M-15738 ecotype Scorff River chromosome 11, AALO_Geno_1.1, whole genome shotgun sequence sequence CATCTGGAGACAGACACCCAACTCTGGCTGGTAAGCTGGTTGACTAGCCAAGGTGGACTTCAGCAGCCTAGTGCTAGAAAAGCAGAAAAGGTTGAGAACCcctacagtgtttcccacataattgaattatatttgtggtggtaggtttgcagaattaacttgaatgcaacagtttttagcaaattagcgcagcgttgttatgatgctaaccagatttaagcacaatttagtacaacctggaaaatcattgtgtggtgggcAATGTTGATATGGTGGTgagccgccacaaataagtcaatgtatggggaaAACTGCCCTACCTGCATTATAGGCTACACGTGCTATACTGTAATGATGTTTAATGCACAGGTAGGAATAACCACAAACGAAAAAGCCCTCTGTCACAATCAAGATGGGCTAAACCTCCCTTGCACAGAGactgtaggctatcaaacaTGCCACGGCGGGCTAACATCTAAACCGTGTGGCCTACCTTGACGGTCATAGCTTAGgccagggattcccaaactgtggtacgctTACCACCGGTGGTACGAGAGCAGCCACGAGGGGGTACGAGATAAaaaagggcaatgtcggaaaggtgttaaaaaatgattaattaattaataatcaaattaattcataataaataatttggccccagctgtggcgcaactggttggggcacctgcaccgtacgccggcgacccgggttcgattctggtcctttccagatcccacccctgctctctctaccatatgcttcctgtcactctccactgtcctatcattaaaggtataaaaaagcccccaaaaatatactttagaaaataaataataataaataattttgaaTCGGTttataatgatatggaaacgtgaaattaaaggattttcattaaaaaataagctACCCACAATGCATGTGATTTCCTGCGGGCAGCCAGAATATCTGGCTCGTTGTCCAAAACCATTCTTTTATAGTAAACTATgggtacacaaacaatgttctcaatgctcgagtatatgtgtagagacactgatgatacttcgatcaaagtatcatgttgtgtcgagccttgttagtgttttaaaaatagcgattttgacgcaaTCATGTATTAAAATAGTAGtgcccattcaaaaggccatttgacctGAAAACGACAACACagacaagcttaaaagtggcgcttcggacgtaattatgcttttaaatgaAAGTTTTACTAGTGTACATTCACCaaaacaccctaggatgcatATTGGCGAAAGTTACGTTTTAACGTTAACTTGACATTGTTGACTGTGTCAGCCAGGTTTGTTAATCAGAAAAAAAAGGACtagaataacacaaaaactatCGAAAATAATTACAGaatttaatgtagcctactggcaTAGCCTATTTACTGTCACTGAATAGtctaccaaatgtgcatgaccctttatcaatAGTAGGAATGTCTTTCATTAAAGAGTATAACTAAAATGTCATTATCAAGTTGATAAGATATGTAAATACTTCATACTTCAAAATAAACATGACTCGTTCATTATCGCTCCCATTTTTCATAAGCTGTAGTAACAGATCTTTTTACTTCAATTCATGAAAAGCAGGAGCAAAAAACAGAATTATTGTGCTCATTTGTTtgttgagtaggcctatatggaaaaaaaaatacaggatCTATCCCAACCCTCATTGATTCAATATGGGACAAGCATTTTACTGTTCAGTGTGGGACATTCTCATAATTATATGGGGCAGGTGGTAAATCTACTGAGTGGATAGAAGTATGCATACCTCTGTATTTCTTAATAAACATCTTGTATGTATATGTCTATTTGAGAGGAGATTATCTTACTGCCATATCTCTGACATTATATCCACTTGCTCTGTTTTGTTAGATCTGGAATGCCTAAAGCAGGATGGATCCATTAAGATATCTGAGACGTCTTGTCCCAGCTTCCATTCTCTGGTGGCCACTTTGCTCTCAGGCACTAAACTGGACCCTATCTGTTAGATTTGACGGCTCTGaaggacaggcaggcaggctgtgAAAATATGCCTGAATGGAGGTCCCGGTGGCGACTCATCCTGCTGAATTCTATGACCTGTGGCTTAGAGATCTGTGTAGCAGCTGGGATCACCTATGTGCCACCACTGCTGCTGGAGGCAGGGGTGGCGGAGCAGTACATGACTATGGTTTTAGGTACAGCTCTCTATACTACATTGATCTGATCTTTCACTTTCTGTGACCCTTTTCACTCACATGTAATATGCTCGCTTCCTAGTGAGTTCACAAATTTTCCTACATATCAGAAATGGATTGGCGTAGAAATACACTGCATGCTTTGAAAGGTCAGCCATTATTTAACATTGGCATTGAAGCTTGAACTTGCTGTATAAGTACACATtttcgtgagtgtgtgtgtgtgctacctacAGTAGGTAATGAACCCATGGCCTTGTCATTAGGGCTACCcgctattggaaaaaaaaaaactaatgttGCAGTATTTTTTTCCCTACATTAAACTGTTATGATATGACTAACTGGAGAActcataaaacatttttttgtgttgttgAGTCATGTTGAATTGCATTAATAATTTGTATTTATGGAGATGAAGCACTATTCACACTCTGACCCTTTTTTTCCAGGTATTGGACCAGTCCTTGGACTACTATTCATCCCACTGATTGGTTCTGCAAGTGATCATTGCAACAGCAGTTATGGCCGTCGATGGCCTTTCATCTGGCTGCTGTCACTGGGTGTGCTGCTTGCCTTGATCATTATCCCACATGCAGATGCTCTGGCCGCATACTTCTGGGGAGGTCAGATGCTTCATGTCGGCCTGCTTATCCTTGGTGTGGGTCTGCTAGATTTCTGTGGCCAACTGTGCTTCACTCCTCTTGAGGCCCTGCTGTCTGATCTGTACCATGACCAGGGGGACTATAACCAGGCGTTTGCCATGTTCTCTTTCATGGTTAGTCTGGGAGGCTGTATTGGGTATTTGCTCCCTGCTCTGGATTGGAGTGGAAGTCTGCTGTCAATTTACCTTGGGGGGCAGGCCGAGTGCCTTTTCTCACTGCTCATTCTCATCTTTGTGTCGAGTGTCCTGGTCACTATGAAGGTATCAGGGGAACCGTCGCATCCGTCTGCATCTCTGGAGCCAAATTCCCTACAGACCAGTCGTTGGATGCCCTGTTCATGTTGTTACCTGCTCAGATGCAAGTTCAGGTTGCTGAAGTCTGGTGCCCTGCTGTGCCTACTGCAGACATGCTGGTCCATGACACCTGCCATCTACCGTAGCTATTGTCATGTACCACGTGTGATGCGACAGCTTTGCGTAGCACAGCTTTGCAGCTGGATTGCGGTTATGTCATTCATGCTGTTCTACACAGACTTTGTGGGAGAAGGGTTGTATGAAGGTGTTCCCAATGCTGCTCCAGGGACAACGCTGAGACAACATTATGATGAAGGTAAGAACTACATCTatagtttagtttttttttttgaaagggCCTCATTGCACAGTTAATCAGCTGTTTTGAAGGGACATTCTAAAACGCTTAACGCGAAAAAAGCTTAATGTGGATTAATGTCCCCAAACAGTGATCAATCTTCAAAATTCCTCTCAGACATCACTTGTTATAAACACTTTCACCTCTCAAAACCGAAATCCAAAAAATAGGGATGTTATCTTACGTTAAGCATTCTCTTCTCTATAGACTCCCATTATAGAGAAAaaagcttaaaggagaattccggtgtgatattgacctaaagtgtattgaaacatgataccgagtgtgaacgtatgtctcataggccatctcggcttgtcccctgcactccaaaatctggcgctagttagccgatgctaccaacagctttttcaatagtggtgcttcggcatcgggctagccatgcaaataaatcactgttttacacccatttacaaggctcaatgtatctccacacttcattggtagacttccgagggccctgacatttaaaacgagacattgagaactttgaaaaagcactggtagtttacttacaagacgatttatacagacagtatcttcaagaagtttagcgtttgcagccatcttgaatttagtcacgataaattcggcggcagtaagaatgaacaggtatgataaggggatcagattccaaaaataattcagtggaaatgcatggattccagtttcttccagtagcagcaactggaatccatgcatttccactgaattacttttggaatctgatgccttatcatacctgttcattcttactcgttcgcatcggctaactagcgccagattttggagtgcaggggacaagccgagatgggctatgagacatacgttcacactcggtatcatgtttcaatacactttaggtcaatatcacaccggaattctcctttaacgtgACTGTCCCAAAACAGAAATCAAATATCACCAAATTTCTTTCAGACATTGTGATCCTTGTCGTAAACTTTCACCACTGTGAAAAGATAAAAATTATAGTACAATGATTACTGATGTTATACATTAAATGTTTTCCCATAGACACCAATTGAAGGAAACTGTgacttaatgtcccaaaacagGAATCAGATCTTCTCCCCATTTCTTCAGACATCTTTTGTCATAAACACTTAGCCTATACCAGTCAATGAATATGTCAAAGAAAAGTTTGGTGATCAGTGACTGCTGTTTTAGAGACGTTTTGGAGAGTGGGAGCGCACATCCAAAGAAAAGTTTTCTGCAGGTGCCAGAAACAGTGTCAGACAGTGGAAGAAGTCtggtctgcacactgcaatTGCTCCAAAAATATAAACTTTTACTTTAAAAACACtttaaaaacataacatttcGATCACCCTGGATCTTCGTCAGGCATGTGGGTAACAGGAAGAGTGTGGCCTACTGTAtatcacatgaccattcatTCAGCACCCGCCTAGGCAGGGCACCCAAGGGTGCCAATCATCATGACTGACAGGCAGCTCGGCCTATGTGtcaataataaagaaaaaagcTGTATCAATCAAATATTGTGTCAATAGGCATAGGCCTAtgtgcaaagtcataatatcaCATATCTTTGATGACTATGTATGATGactaattaataaatatatatatatatatagatagatagatagatagatatatatatatatatatatatatatatatatatatatatatatatatatatatatatatatatatatagatgtcATCATACATAGTCATCATCCAAAAAGGAAACTCATAGAAAAGGCTTGAGATCAAAATACATGTGCAAGTGAAATAAATGATGTATGCATGATGTATTTCTTCATAAAAGAAATATTGAATAGTAATGGACTGAAAATAGGTAATAATAGACCAGGCATGATGGATTAGAGATTAAATCTAGAAAGTCTAAGAATCTAAGAAAATGGACAACATATCCATATCAGTCCCTATCAAGTGTTTTTCATAGGCTCTAAGACAGACTGACAGCATTTATATTGAGCTACTGTAAAAGATTCAGTTCACATTTTTAGGAACACTTTGGATCAAATGTAGATGTCTGACATTAAAGATGGGTCCGCTattcaaaatgtagcctaggccactCTTGTGTGTTTGGCATGTCCATTTTTGGCTGCATACATGAAGGCGATGTGAGAATTAAGGTGGTACTCAAAAAATGTCTTCAAAGTTGGCAGGTCTGTGATAATGATGTCTGGGAGAAATTTGGTGATCATTGATCgctgttttgggacattaagtaTTTTCCAATAGGCACCAATAGGAAACACTTAATGTTAAATAAGATTCATAATCATGggattttggttttgattgacaagacatactgtatgtgagagaaaTTTTGGACAGGTTGAAGTAGGGGTGTAAGAATGCATCTATACGTATCGATGCATCGACCTAATAGCAAACAATGCGGTTGCATCGATGTGACTCATTAACCATTGCatgtttattttcacattttctccACATAAAATTTCTTTCTTGCCCTCCTAAACTGTATATGGTGGCATGCAGGCTTGTTGTAGTACACCCTATGTTTGAGTGTTTACACATCTGCCTCGACTTCTAGACTAGTCGTCGTCAGAGTAGGGtcgggtatcgtttgggttttgtccgatatcgtttgggttttgtccgataccggtgctaaattaATACTTTTAAAACAGTGCCGGTGCCTGATGCCTGAAGTCGGTGATCAATTACGACGCCCAAGTTACATGCCGATCTAGTTGTGGTCAGTGAAGAGGAGTCAAGTTggatctgttggggaatagctgttttagctggaaacaccaaaagctcagtttttgagagattaagctgaaggtgcagatctttcatccagactgaaatatccttaaggcatgcagaaatctgaTGGGAAACGCTAGGTGAGGATAAGAGTCCTCAGGTGGGAAAGATGGGTTAAGttgagtgtcgtctgcatagcagtgagaGTCAAATTCATGACTGGTCTCACCTAAGCAAGTGGCGTAAAAGTAAAGGATTACAAAAAATCATTTACAAAGTAATTTATTTGTAGCTAAATGAAGAAATGCTTTGGCTGGGGTAGgctaattcacaaagcagtacaaCCTTTTGTAAAATAGTCCAAAAGACAGCCACCCCCCAaaaagatggcatcatgtcatatgttttaaatacattcatatattttggaattcatattaAGTTGCATAATTAATAGCCAAGGTAAGTATTTAGTGATTTCAATATTTCATAAACTATTAAACTATTAAGCTACACTTCTCTAGCCTGACgtcgtcatactcaattctagtcagaatttgagtctgatactggtccattgggacgtgattatggtgtgtgtttcaaccgatatagtggggaaaatgcctctgcactcatttggatagacctaaccaatcagagcaacgaaatagcttaccgtgagctgtaggaagaacacccgAATCATCctccttctccacaaatgcctaaAAGTTGCTCGAAGCGATGTTacacggtttctaagctaaaacattttttgtcacatacagcaaacatcacctcaccatccactagctgcctgaacaacatgtcacaatgcaaaaaacgctgttttcccttgatgaaagtgaaaccggAGTTTTCCACACCCACTTTGTTGTTGGAACTAatcattttcagtgatacaacctcCGTTTTCGTGTAAATGGAAACCGCATGGAAATATATGCATTTTTTCAGGAACAAAGAAGGTCTGCACACTTGCTCTccgtttattttctttttatttgatttcaatCCCCATACACATGACGTTTTGAGCCCTTCGGCTCTTCATCAGACTTGAACAGACAAAAGACCATCACCATTTTAAATAGGTCATAGGTCACCTGACCCATATGTACCGGAGTgcacaatacatacatacatcgtCCACCCCCAATAGTGAACACAtttagaaaattacatttttattaCAGAAAATTGGGGATTgaaatcaaataaaagaaaataaacggAGAGCAAGTGTGCGGACCTTCTTTGTTACTGGATCTTGGACTTTTGGCTCCTGCACCTTAATTTGAATGTGCGCACGTTCCCAAACTGAAATGTATGCATTTTTCCTATGTGTAAAcggggtcttagaagccatctgtctaACTCTAGCCACAGCATTTTTGGTGCAAGCAAAATCTACCGAAGCATGCTCAGATGAGGTGATAgacgaggcactgttgctcatctgtccatcattgtacaaagcccaatttgattggtccaaaCAGCTCTGGTTCGGGCATAACTGTTCCACAACAGAACAAGTCCAGACCAAACTTcctgacctcaaatgttgtggatgGGGCTAAGTTTGGCTGGCATTGTATTGGTGGTGTGTTggtctagagcagtgtttcccaaactttttttctggggacccactttttaaaaatgacagaccatcgcgacccatttcacttcaaatctaccctgcaaccaccaatattgttttaggccacaggttctccaaCTTTTCTATGCCTTCCCCAACCATACATTGCTATAgaatctagatagatagatcctgctttgaacacggttgtgttcagtggtgtagtctactttTTTGAGGTGGGCATACTGTATATTTGGCCAGTCATGGGCTCAGTGGTTACCAAACTAGGGGTCGGGACTCGACCCCTCGGGACCCCTCGGGACCAATATTAAGGGACAAAAATGTTTGTGGGGGTCGCAGATTTGCACTTACCTGCCCCTTGCATGCGTGAGGGACAGCATAAATTCACTTTCATTGTGTggactgtgtgctgtgtatctCAAAGGCAATGGAACTCCATGTGGCACTTAATCTTTGTACTCATCTCTCATAGAGCAAGGCCTAACAGAGTGATTGTTTTAAAGCAGCAGAACACCATCACATCTTGAGACAGGTTGTGTGTCTTCGACATGTCAATTTATTtcataaatgaaaaataaaaccaaTAGTAAATAATCATCAAATACCCTCTCCAGCTCTTAAAATTCCTGCTTGCTCCTGCTGGTCCACCATCAGTGTCAAGGTCTCCAGCTCCCCTTTGCACCTTGTTGCTGACTGCCACTGCCATCTAGAGAAAACAATGAACAACTCTGTTTCAtatgagttcagatgcaaagccCTCTAAAAGCTATGTCAAAAATAGGCCAATTTTAAGTTTAATTTTTAAGCATTTTCATCTATGACAATCAAAAATATTCAAGTACTATAAAAACgatcaagtaggcctacagcaagtCAAGCCCAAACAAAATTAGATTAgctgatttttaaatgttggtCAATAGAAATATAGCCTGTTTTGTAAACTCATCACATGCACTAAAGGTTTTTGCATCTGGCATTATATCGCAGTAACAGTGTGGTAGATAATGTTATTAAATAAGAACAACTTTCCATTTGTTCACTTGCTTTACTGAACGATAGCAGTGAAATGACAATAATCAAACATGTCATGAGCAGCTAAAAGTGCTGGTATGTTTACATCTAAAACAAAGTCATTAACTTCCTGTTTCGCTATGTGCAACAACATAAAGGACCGTAGTGCAATATTCCCTAGTTATTACCCATAAGTACAGATAATATATCTCTCCATCCATGCATACCATGGAGATAGCATGGTTCTGGCTAGTAAATAAAGTTCATGATAGATACTTAATCCAGACAGCCACAGTACACATGTAGACCGTTTACAGACAGACAAGGTGATTAGGAGTTATTCCCAAAGAAGAATCCCAGATAAACAAACGTCCAGAAATTAAAACTAAGTAGGGTAACGTGGATCAGAGTACGTTAGCTTGCTAGTATTGAGAGAAGAACGAAAGCTAGACTACAGCATGACTAGCCTGTGTTATTACCGTGTTATGTCCACAAATTAAACAACCTAGAAGGGTAATTTGGTAGCAATACAAGTCTCATAAAAAGCGTGAATGATGTTTTTGACTCTTAACTTACCTTCGGAAACGTCAGGTCGGGCAACCTTATTAAAAAAGTTCCGAAGGTCTTGCTGTCCTTTGCGCCTGGCCATCCTCGTCGTCCCCAACTAAAAACCTGGAAccctgctgtgctgctgctttaaCCTGGCAGCTCGGGGTCGGGGGGAAGGCTACCTAGCGAAATTCACTGGCATGTTTTCCTAAatattgaaaaatgaattttaagtgggtatactgaacaTTTTAGGTGGGTATACTGAAATAACCAAAATTTTGAGGTGGGTATACGGCGTATACCTGTGTTctacgtagactacaccactggttgtgttgcattttgagcaccatcagcgtgaaaagttggaaatgactactgAAAAGATACGTTTTAATGCGCATCCGAGAGTTTGGGGAAATTCTTGCATGTTGCGCAGTCGTCATTCGTCAGCATAGTAAGCTGTTCctgtatttctaaaaaaaaatgttgtaggctacattgcgttgcagacaaatgggtccataacactgtggacgtcaattccgatgtaaacagCAAATAACTCGTCATATTAGTCgttatattgtattgttgtattatattatattgtatagtcgttatatcagaacaagaggcttttgcgcaatagccGGAAGAATGTGCCTTTACTTTGGAGTTAGCGAGGTAGAAAACGAGAGAAAtagtgtttaaaatgtccatttaaattgtagcctaatataatgcaCTGTTGTGCATTTTAAATCAGAAAGAAGAATATGAGGaggttgctattaactttaaagattGCATCTACAATCAAAACTATCTACATGCAACTTGAATGGCCTTATGTCCGGTCTATGGATGTCGGCTTTAGTTGACAGCACAGtcactagattttaatcggtaAAGTTGAGGAGTTGGTATCTGTTAATGTTCGTGCAAATAGGCGGATTCATGTCCCTTGTAGTTTGCAACTGCGAGGTAcatggcaggcgccccacagaacGGTTTCATTTTGAGAGTTAGATATCCATGCTCTGGCACCCCCTCTGCGATGCGTTCGTCCCCCAGTTTCATGAACCAGTTTCATGAGcttttatgacaaaaccgtgactgtggtagttaacaactACAAATGGTATCAGTTAGGCctataacacaacataaattgtgctggcgacccaaataaaatctcctgcgacccacccgTGGGTCGCGACTCAGACTTTGGGAATCACTGGTCTAGAGCGCCTGTtactttaaggacgtgagagtagcctaattgcatttctaagtggattggaaggcttgcatctcactgtttTTTAGGCTACAAGTGGAAATAACGTTTTGCATATATGTGCATTAGAATTATGTGGATGCAATTTgggatgttttctatgtcattagttcaaataaatattaaaaaaataacttgaATGAAATctttcttggatcatagaagagataggtgtcttgcaatgttattAATGTCTATGATTTTGGTAAGGACTACAAGaactagcaaacatgacatgacaacgACATCTCCAaatgtaaacgtttgccaatgggttgcatagcctactcaaatgtcggTAAACCAAGTAGACCTACATTAaattactttcatagcctaggtaggttagcaacaccaggttgagagatgcaagtaagcagatAATTAACGTT is a genomic window containing:
- the LOC125303012 gene encoding solute carrier family 45 member 3, which translates into the protein MPEWRSRWRLILLNSMTCGLEICVAAGITYVPPLLLEAGVAEQYMTMVLGIGPVLGLLFIPLIGSASDHCNSSYGRRWPFIWLLSLGVLLALIIIPHADALAAYFWGGQMLHVGLLILGVGLLDFCGQLCFTPLEALLSDLYHDQGDYNQAFAMFSFMVSLGGCIGYLLPALDWSGSLLSIYLGGQAECLFSLLILIFVSSVLVTMKVSGEPSHPSASLEPNSLQTSRWMPCSCCYLLRCKFRLLKSGALLCLLQTCWSMTPAIYRSYCHVPRVMRQLCVAQLCSWIAVMSFMLFYTDFVGEGLYEGVPNAAPGTTLRQHYDEGIRMGSLGLFLQCATSTFFSLLMSRLVCLFGSRMVYLSSMVCFTISALVICLSKNVVLVTTMSALTGFAYATLQTLPYTLTCQYHKDKEVFMPKGKLKNLNKNDITITKESVHLKIDDHGEVLNHKPGSVNGHSYFSRDISEYYTPQHYQIGFPSDSIEQDHDKRGVGLDFAILDSTFLLSQVFPTLFMGMIVQFTKSVTAYIACSAIFGAIAICLANHVIFDQKDL